The proteins below come from a single Euleptes europaea isolate rEulEur1 chromosome 5, rEulEur1.hap1, whole genome shotgun sequence genomic window:
- the LOC130477489 gene encoding pulmonary surfactant-associated protein A-like yields the protein MRLLHQLLCAVVAVAAFSLPCHAEDKCGGIPGIPGTPGANGLPGRDGRDGMKGDPGPPGPVGPPNGLPGAAGRDGLPGPEGEKGEPGKKGDRGEPGPQGLPASLDPEVQKALRHLKQKILRLEGVLALEGMITKVGDKILATDGKEVDFETTRQTCQNAWGSIATPKNEAENEAILGIVKERNRYAYLGMKEGPVPGDFLYLDRSPLNYTNWRRYEPNGKGVENCVEMYTDGGWNDKKCNQYRLTICEF from the exons ATGAGGCTTTTGCACCAGTTGCTTTGTGCCGTGGTAGCGGTGGCTGCGTTTTCCTTGCCGTGTCATGCAGAGGACAAGTGTGGGGGGATTCCCGGGATCCCTGGAACACCAGGAGCAAACGGGTTGCCTGGGAGAGATGGAAGGGATGGTATGAAAGGAGACCCGGGACCGCCAG GTCCTGTGGGGCCTCCTAATGGCTTGCCAGGTGCTGCTGGAAGAGATGGACTTCCTGGtccagaaggggaaaaaggggaACCGGGCAAGAAGGGAGACAGAGGGGAACCTGGACCACAag GTCTTCCAGCTTCTCTGGACCCTGAAGTGCAGAAAGCCCTCAGACATCTGAAGCAGAAAATCCTGCGACTTGAAGGAG TCCTTGCTTTGGAAGGAATGATAACTAAAGTGGGAGATAAAATACTTGCTACCGATGGGAAGGAAGTGGATTTTGAAACCACACGCCAAACGTGCCAAAATGCTTGGGGTTCCATTGCAACCCCCAAGAACGAAGCAGAGAATGAAGCTATTCTGGGTATTGTGAAAGAGAGAAATCGATACGCTTATCTGGGAATGAAGGAAGGCCCTGTTCCAGGGGATTTCCTTTATTTGGACAGGTCACCTCTGAATTATACAAACTGGCGTCGGTACGAACCCAATGGCAAAGGCGTGGAAAACTGTGTGGAGATGTACACGGACGGCGGATGGAATGACAAGAAATGCAACCAGTATCGCCTCACCATTTGCGAATTCTAA
- the LOC130478388 gene encoding pulmonary surfactant-associated protein A-like has protein sequence MLSSEFGLLVATAAVFLATGHAEERCVGPVGPQGPPGRSGPPGPVGPQGERGDPGQPGLSAYEDPERRNKLWGLEHRITRLERALALNGKIAIVGEKLFASTEKPDDFDNTVRICKAAHGSIATPRDRKENDAVMSFVSTFNTYAYLGITEGHVPGEFLFLNGAPLNYTNWYEGEPKGKGAEKCVEMYLDGTWNDKICSKSRLTVCEF, from the exons ATGCTGTCCTCTGAGTTTGGGCTCCTCGTCGCAACAGCAGCCGTCTTTCTAGCCACGGGTCATGCCGAAGAAAGGTGTGTGGGACCCGTAG GCCCCCAAGGACCTCCTGGAAGAAGTGGGCCTCCTGGTCCAGTAGGACCACAGGGTGAAAGAGGAGATCCGGGACAACCAG GCCTGTCGGCATATGAGGACCCTGAACGGCGAAACAAGCTCTGGGGACTGGAACACAGAATCACCCGGTTGGAAAGAG CCTTGGCTTTGAACGGAAAGATCGCCATCGTCGGCGAGAAGCTGTTCGCCAGCACGGAGAAACCCGATGATTTCGATAACACAGTAAGAATCTGCAAAGCAGCTCACGGCTCCATCGCCACTCCACGGGACAGGAAGGAGAATGACGCCGTGATGAGTTTCGTGTCTACGTTCAACACGTACGCCTATCTGGGCATCACAGAAGGGCACGTCCCTGGGGAGTTCCTGTTCCTGAACGGGGCTCCTTTGAATTACACCAACTGGTATGAGGGCGAGCCGAAGGGGAAAGGGGCAGAGAAATGTGTGGAGATGTACCTGGACGGTACTTGGAATGACAAAATATGCAGCAAGTCCCGCCTCACTGTCTGTGAATTTTAA